In the genome of Deltaproteobacteria bacterium, the window GGCACCACGGTCACGGTGCGCATCCCGCTGACCCTGGCCATTATCGATGGTCTCCAGGTCCAGGCCGGCGACAGCTATTTCGTCATGCCGCTCTCGGCCGTGGAAGAATGCGTCGAACTGATCCGCGCCAACGACGAGGACCGCAAGGCCTTCATCAACCTGCGTGGCCAGGTCGTGCCCTACATCAGCCTGCGCCAACGCTTCGATATTCCGGGAGAAGCACCGGGCATCGAGCAGGTCGTGGTCACCAACACCCAGGGCCAGCGCGTCGGCATCGTCGTGGACCACGTCATCGGCGAGCACCAGACCGTGATCAAAAGCCTGGGCAAGGTCTACCAGGACGTGCGCGGCATTTCCGGGGCGACCATCAAGGGCGACGGCAGCATGGCCCTGATCCTCGACATCCCGAGCCTCATCGCCTGATCCGGCCATGACCACGCCCAACGCGGACGCCCCGCTCATGACCGACCGCGAGCTGAAGCAGTTCAGCGAGTTCATCTACACCGAACTGGGCATCAAGATCACCCAGACCAAGAAAACCATGCTTCAGGCCCGCCTCCAGCGCCGGCTGCGCACCCTGAACATGCGCAGCTACGGGCAGTATCTGGAATACCTGCAGACCCTCAAGGGGCTGGAAGTGGAACTGCCCCGGATGGTCGACGCCGTGACCACCAACACGACCAGCTTTTTCCGCGAGCCCAAGCATTTTGAATTTCTGACCACCACGATTCTGCCCGAATGGACCAAGCGCAATCCGGACCGCGCCTTTTCCATCTGGAACGCGGGCTGCTCCTCGGGCGAGGAGCCCTACACCACGGCCATGGTCCTTCTGGACTACGGCGAACGGGTTGGGCCGTTGCGTTTTTCCATCCTGGCCACGGACATCTCCACGGACATCCTGCACAAGGCGGCCCGGGCCGTGTACGAGGAAGAAAAAATCGGAACCATTCCCCTGGATTTCAGACTCAAATACCTGTTGCGCAGCAAGGACCGAAACAAAAGACTGGTCCGCGTGGCCCCCGAAGTCCGGAACACGGTCGGCTTCAGGCGGTTGAACTTCATGGACGATTTTCAGTTCCGGGAGTGCATGGACCTTATTTTTTGCCGAAACGTCATGATTTACTTCGATAAAAAAACACAACACGAACTGGTCCAAAAATTCTGCGATCATTTGAAACCAGGAGGGCACCTCTTCATTGGCCATTCCGAAAGCCTGTCCGGCACGGGGCTACCCCTCAGGCAACTGGCCCCGGCCACGTACCAACGTCTGTAACAAAGGAGCCGTCATGATCCGCGTCATTCTGATCTGCCTGTTGCTGTCCACTCCGGCCTGGGCCGGACCGTGGGTCGCCCTGAACCCGGTTGAACTGGTCTCCCCGGGCGGCACGGCCAGCATCGAACTCGGTGA includes:
- a CDS encoding chemotaxis protein CheR, whose translation is MTTPNADAPLMTDRELKQFSEFIYTELGIKITQTKKTMLQARLQRRLRTLNMRSYGQYLEYLQTLKGLEVELPRMVDAVTTNTTSFFREPKHFEFLTTTILPEWTKRNPDRAFSIWNAGCSSGEEPYTTAMVLLDYGERVGPLRFSILATDISTDILHKAARAVYEEEKIGTIPLDFRLKYLLRSKDRNKRLVRVAPEVRNTVGFRRLNFMDDFQFRECMDLIFCRNVMIYFDKKTQHELVQKFCDHLKPGGHLFIGHSESLSGTGLPLRQLAPATYQRL